In a genomic window of Sulfurimonas denitrificans DSM 1251:
- the flgE gene encoding flagellar hook protein FlgE, producing the protein MLKSLFAGVSGLQSHQVAMDVESNNIANVNTVGYKYSRANFSDLLAQTRAIATAPQGELGGKNPVQVGLGATVSSMTRIFSQGSVQNSDKNTDVAIQGDGFFIISPDGGNTYKYTRAGDFKFDAGGNFVDNNGFIVQGWLRDRATGFVDATAPITNINIPPGLTTPASPTQHVVIKANLNSGPLVKTYSPAYEVKSYPTGTPLPNPEAIDENGNPIDSGNMGVLFNDSGEAFNLQTGQGIWASFTPTKTAATAGVAAGAVELDITLELDDGTLKQITTNGGLAGNTAADNAARYVSAINAQTSVTGIIATYSGGFINLANSNSDINASHNIRINAVGNANSGLVVGDSATTAYRYQYDPTGAVTVAGGDKKFTTIADLREALENQARAVGNLDADATPDENNIEIKINAQGKFELSNPGGSQDGDYDINLSITGMNANSITGGGITENTKFTRNMEALNATLPAGSTGKAFSQSFNAATHSASIDIFDSLGSKHTLRTEFRKVAVDASTGSSWNMKISVPEPATIDSVAPYNEKTGFVRFNSDGSLATFNPPNVSFTANNGSAANQQVAIKLGTSNSFDGMTSFDSKSATSGISQDGFTGGDLVGIRIDQSGTLIGSFSNGRSFGLAQIGMAKFTNNEGLSTEGGNVYVQTANSGDPIIGTAATAGRGFMQAAALEASNVDLSLALTQLIIIQRGYQANGKTITTSDQLLQTLIGLKQ; encoded by the coding sequence ATGTTAAAATCACTTTTTGCTGGAGTCTCAGGACTACAATCGCACCAAGTTGCGATGGACGTAGAATCAAATAATATCGCAAACGTTAATACGGTTGGATACAAATATTCTCGTGCAAACTTCTCAGATCTTTTAGCACAAACAAGAGCAATCGCAACAGCACCTCAGGGGGAACTTGGCGGTAAAAATCCAGTTCAAGTTGGTCTTGGTGCTACTGTTAGTTCAATGACTCGTATCTTTTCTCAAGGTTCAGTACAAAATTCCGATAAAAATACTGACGTTGCTATTCAAGGCGATGGCTTTTTTATTATCTCTCCAGATGGTGGAAATACATACAAATATACACGTGCAGGGGATTTTAAGTTTGATGCTGGCGGAAACTTTGTTGACAATAATGGGTTTATTGTTCAAGGATGGTTAAGAGATAGAGCAACAGGTTTTGTTGATGCAACAGCGCCTATTACAAATATAAATATCCCTCCAGGGCTTACAACTCCAGCGTCTCCTACACAACATGTAGTTATTAAAGCAAACTTAAATTCAGGTCCACTTGTAAAAACTTACTCACCTGCTTATGAGGTAAAGAGTTATCCAACTGGGACACCTCTTCCTAACCCAGAAGCAATAGATGAAAATGGTAACCCAATTGATTCTGGTAATATGGGAGTGCTTTTTAATGACTCTGGAGAAGCATTTAATTTGCAAACAGGTCAAGGTATCTGGGCATCGTTTACTCCTACAAAAACAGCTGCCACAGCTGGTGTAGCAGCAGGAGCAGTAGAGTTAGATATAACATTAGAACTTGATGATGGAACTCTAAAGCAGATAACTACAAATGGTGGACTCGCAGGAAACACAGCTGCTGATAATGCGGCACGTTATGTCTCGGCAATCAATGCTCAAACATCAGTAACTGGGATAATTGCTACATATAGTGGTGGTTTTATCAACCTTGCAAACTCTAACTCAGATATAAATGCTTCTCATAACATCAGAATAAATGCTGTAGGAAACGCAAACAGTGGTTTAGTTGTTGGAGACTCTGCAACCACTGCTTATAGATATCAGTATGATCCAACAGGTGCAGTGACAGTAGCAGGCGGTGATAAGAAATTTACAACTATCGCAGATTTGCGTGAAGCTTTGGAGAATCAAGCTCGTGCTGTAGGTAATCTCGATGCTGATGCTACACCTGATGAAAATAATATTGAGATAAAAATAAATGCTCAAGGTAAATTTGAACTATCAAATCCAGGTGGTTCACAAGATGGTGATTATGATATTAATCTATCAATTACAGGGATGAATGCCAACAGTATTACAGGCGGTGGAATAACTGAAAATACTAAATTTACTAGAAATATGGAAGCATTAAACGCAACACTTCCTGCAGGGAGTACTGGAAAGGCATTTTCACAAAGTTTTAATGCTGCAACTCACTCTGCAAGCATTGATATTTTTGACTCTCTTGGTTCAAAACATACACTAAGAACAGAGTTTAGAAAAGTTGCAGTTGATGCTTCAACAGGGAGTTCATGGAATATGAAGATAAGTGTTCCCGAGCCTGCAACTATTGATTCAGTTGCGCCTTATAATGAAAAAACAGGCTTTGTTCGCTTTAACAGTGATGGTTCACTTGCAACTTTTAATCCGCCAAACGTCTCTTTTACAGCAAATAACGGTTCAGCTGCAAATCAGCAAGTAGCAATTAAACTTGGTACTTCTAACAGTTTTGATGGGATGACGAGCTTTGACTCCAAATCAGCAACATCAGGAATTTCTCAAGATGGATTTACTGGTGGAGATTTAGTTGGTATCAGAATTGATCAAAGTGGAACGCTAATTGGGTCATTTAGCAATGGTAGAAGTTTTGGTCTTGCACAAATTGGTATGGCAAAGTTTACCAACAACGAAGGACTATCTACTGAGGGCGGCAATGTTTATGTACAGACTGCAAACTCAGGAGATCCAATCATCGGAACAGCTGCAACAGCTGGACGTGGATTTATGCAAGCAGCCGCACTTGAAGCTTCAAATGTGGATTTGTCTTTGGCACTTACACAGCTCATTATTATACAAAGAGGTTATCAGGCAAATGGTAAAACGATTACAACTTCAGATCAGCTTCTTCAAACTCTAATCGGACTAAAACAGTAA
- the purT gene encoding formate-dependent phosphoribosylglycinamide formyltransferase, whose product MLFSAPLKSNSKKIMLLGSGELGREVAIEAQRLGLEVIAVDRYQNAPAHSVAHRSYVVNMQDKDALLEIIYREKPDYILPEIEAISIDALFEAEDKGYNVIPNANAVSKTMNRKNIRTFAAEVLELKTGAYEFVTTKEMLVSAAGRLGFPCVIKPVMSSSGHGQSVARSASDIDASWEIAKEARGDASELIVEAFVDFDYEITMLTARNGKETVFCEPIGHEQRDGDYVFSWQPMQMSEIAKQRAEDMAKKITDGLGGRGLFGVELFIKGDEVYFSEVSPRPHDTGMVTLITQSQSEFALHLRAVLGLPLEFTFYGEGASAAFKSEVHNFSPVIHVDESLFSKNSFVRIFGKPEAHKGRRLAVALVFDKAEQALQRARELITKVKDS is encoded by the coding sequence ATGCTCTTTTCTGCTCCTCTAAAATCAAACTCAAAAAAAATTATGCTCTTAGGCTCTGGTGAACTAGGTCGTGAAGTTGCTATTGAAGCCCAAAGACTCGGTCTTGAAGTTATAGCAGTTGATAGATACCAAAATGCTCCAGCGCATAGCGTTGCACATAGAAGTTATGTTGTAAATATGCAAGATAAAGATGCGCTTTTAGAGATAATATATCGTGAAAAACCAGACTATATTTTGCCAGAGATTGAAGCTATAAGTATTGATGCACTATTTGAGGCTGAAGATAAGGGCTATAACGTTATCCCAAATGCAAATGCTGTTAGCAAAACTATGAACAGAAAAAATATCCGCACCTTTGCTGCTGAAGTTTTAGAGCTTAAAACGGGTGCTTATGAGTTTGTAACAACAAAAGAGATGTTAGTATCTGCTGCAGGACGCTTGGGCTTTCCGTGTGTTATAAAGCCTGTTATGAGCAGTTCTGGCCATGGGCAGAGTGTTGCAAGAAGTGCTTCTGATATAGATGCTTCTTGGGAGATAGCAAAAGAGGCTAGAGGCGATGCAAGTGAGCTAATTGTTGAAGCTTTTGTAGATTTTGATTATGAGATAACTATGCTAACCGCAAGAAATGGCAAAGAGACAGTTTTTTGTGAGCCTATCGGGCATGAACAACGTGATGGAGACTATGTTTTCTCATGGCAACCGATGCAGATGAGTGAAATCGCAAAGCAAAGAGCCGAGGATATGGCTAAGAAGATAACTGACGGACTTGGCGGTCGTGGTCTTTTTGGTGTTGAACTGTTTATAAAAGGGGATGAGGTCTATTTTTCAGAAGTATCTCCTCGTCCGCACGATACAGGAATGGTAACGCTTATAACGCAATCGCAAAGTGAGTTTGCACTCCATTTAAGAGCTGTTCTTGGGCTTCCTCTTGAATTTACATTTTATGGAGAGGGTGCAAGTGCGGCATTCAAATCAGAGGTTCATAACTTCTCGCCAGTTATACATGTAGATGAGAGCCTCTTTAGCAAAAATAGTTTTGTTAGAATTTTTGGCAAACCAGAAGCTCACAAAGGGCGAAGACTCGCAGTTGCATTAGTTTTTGACAAAGCAGAACAAGCGCTCCAAAGAGCAAGAGAGCTTATAACAAAGGTTAAGGATAGTTAG
- a CDS encoding D-2-hydroxyacid dehydrogenase gives MKIVILDALTFGDSDLSTFYSLGDTQIFQTTLSSQLQERIKDADVIVTNKVVITDEHMQNTPSLKLICVAATGMNNVDLEGAKKRAIEVKNVSGYSSDSVIQHTFSMLFYLIGHSKYYDNYVKNGSYAKSEIFTDVSRPFFEIKGKKWGIIGLGEIGRGVANIAKTFGAEILYYSTSKKNQNNQYTSVSLDELLKSCDIISIHAPLNENTLNLLDYKELQMCKDGAVILNLGRGGIINEEAVSRIVDERDILFGLDVLSREPIESNNPLLHVKNRDNLYITPHIAWTSIEARKTLIDGVTSNIKSFYEKNK, from the coding sequence TTGAAGATTGTAATTTTAGATGCTCTTACCTTTGGAGATAGTGACTTAAGCACATTCTACTCGCTTGGGGATACTCAAATATTTCAAACAACTTTATCTTCCCAACTGCAAGAGCGCATAAAAGATGCTGATGTTATAGTTACTAACAAGGTAGTTATAACAGATGAGCATATGCAAAATACACCATCTCTAAAACTAATCTGTGTTGCTGCTACTGGCATGAATAATGTAGATTTAGAGGGTGCAAAAAAAAGAGCCATAGAGGTAAAAAATGTCTCTGGCTACTCAAGTGATTCTGTGATTCAGCATACATTTTCTATGCTTTTTTATCTTATAGGGCACTCAAAATATTATGACAACTATGTAAAAAATGGCTCTTATGCAAAGAGTGAGATTTTTACAGATGTATCACGTCCATTTTTTGAGATAAAAGGCAAGAAATGGGGTATTATAGGCTTGGGTGAGATAGGTAGAGGTGTTGCAAATATAGCAAAAACTTTTGGTGCAGAGATTCTCTACTACTCAACAAGCAAGAAAAACCAAAATAACCAATACACATCTGTCTCGCTTGATGAGTTACTAAAAAGCTGTGATATCATCTCCATACATGCACCGCTTAATGAAAACACACTCAATCTTTTAGATTATAAAGAGTTGCAGATGTGCAAAGATGGTGCGGTTATCTTAAATCTTGGTCGTGGTGGCATTATCAACGAAGAGGCGGTTTCACGCATAGTTGATGAGAGAGACATTCTCTTTGGTTTGGATGTTTTAAGCCGTGAGCCAATAGAGTCAAACAACCCACTCCTACATGTTAAAAATAGAGACAACCTCTACATAACACCACATATCGCTTGGACTAGCATAGAGGCAAGGAAAACCCTTATTGATGGCGTTACAAGCAATATAAAATCTTTTTATGAGAAAAACAAATAA
- a CDS encoding YqaA family protein, which yields MAATILPFSSEISFVAALESGMSVKNAMFFASSGNILAIILNYSLGYLLYEKTKTKLLSSKIGRVSYKYGHSYGYVALLFSWLPIIGDPLTLVAGVLRLNFIYFILISASLRVLRYYFLTLML from the coding sequence TTGGCAGCTACAATCCTTCCATTTAGCTCTGAGATAAGCTTTGTTGCAGCGCTAGAGAGTGGTATGAGCGTAAAAAATGCTATGTTTTTTGCTTCAAGCGGAAATATTTTAGCCATTATCCTAAACTACTCTTTAGGCTATCTACTTTATGAAAAAACAAAAACAAAACTTCTTAGCTCAAAAATCGGCAGAGTTTCATACAAGTATGGGCATAGCTATGGTTATGTGGCACTGCTTTTTTCATGGCTTCCAATCATAGGTGACCCGCTCACGTTAGTTGCTGGTGTTTTAAGATTGAATTTTATATATTTTATCCTCATAAGTGCCTCACTTAGGGTGCTTAGATACTACTTTTTAACTCTTATGCTATAA
- a CDS encoding ABC transporter substrate-binding protein, translated as MRYVAALLFCISLYASQKPLDKVSIQLQWLDQFQFAGYYMAQEKGFYKEAGLDVEIKKYGVDIDIVEEVLSRKTTYGIGRSSLVWYNSKGKKITLLSATFQSSPMVLLALKSSNIKSIKDFTDKKIMMTIDALESAPIYAMIRSAQVDDKRVNFVNHSLNFEDLIQKKVDLYAGYSSNEPFMLKEREIDFEVFSPLESGFDFYSDILFTSQEEAEKNPERTKNFKDASIRGWEYAFKNIDETVSIIYEKYNPLKKSKDALKFEALELKKLAYINEIPLGTIEKDKIRRILDVYRIMGLVGSNIDIDEFIFNQDEIFYTQKEREFLKEKKELRVCAISRLLPFSDIKEDKFIGICSDVLNLTKEHVKIPYKIIYASSWEENLKNLKNNRCDILPMGTQRLKKESLLVVSPYYNEQLAVVTKKSQNYIVDIKHIFDKKFVAIKGNPFIEELKIKYPMLNISYVKSLQEGFESVEQGDYYGYIDTLISAAYAFKNISNGNLKISGSFDEKIGVGFGFREDDKELHTIFQKVSKEIKSSDVDNIINKWISVNYIKSIKFEYLQEILSALFLITLLFFYRQHLSNKKNKELEALKNELQLKVKEAIADIQKKDIYMLHKSRLAQMGEMISMVAHQWKQPLSSISALQISLLMTIELEEYDLSDEKQREDFLLYFQERLKKIGKQTQALSMIISDFSDFYKPNKQQELIALNNLVLKAYKLLEDNLQAEEIDLCLELGSKNSVLAYKNEFIQVLLNVINNAREQLSQRNRADAQILIKSYDRDDICILEISDNGGGVDESIKDKIFDPYFSTKFDKNGTGLGLHMSKSIIEQHHGGKIYLQNIENGAKFIIELQASEDKDEK; from the coding sequence ATGAGATATGTGGCTGCTCTGCTTTTTTGTATTTCACTTTATGCTTCACAAAAACCGCTAGATAAAGTCTCTATTCAACTTCAATGGCTAGATCAGTTTCAGTTTGCAGGTTACTATATGGCACAAGAGAAGGGTTTTTACAAGGAAGCTGGTCTTGATGTAGAGATAAAAAAATATGGTGTTGATATTGATATTGTTGAAGAGGTACTCAGTAGAAAAACAACTTACGGTATAGGTCGCTCAAGCCTTGTTTGGTATAACTCAAAAGGTAAAAAAATAACTCTTTTAAGTGCAACGTTTCAGTCATCTCCAATGGTTTTGTTAGCTCTTAAATCTTCAAATATAAAAAGTATAAAAGATTTTACAGATAAGAAAATAATGATGACGATAGATGCTCTTGAGAGTGCTCCAATATACGCCATGATAAGATCTGCGCAAGTCGATGATAAGAGGGTTAATTTTGTAAATCACTCTTTAAATTTTGAGGATTTAATTCAAAAAAAAGTGGATTTATATGCTGGATATAGCTCGAATGAGCCTTTTATGTTAAAAGAGAGAGAAATAGATTTTGAAGTTTTCTCTCCATTAGAGAGTGGTTTTGATTTTTATAGTGATATTCTCTTTACTTCGCAAGAAGAAGCAGAGAAAAATCCAGAGCGAACAAAAAATTTTAAAGATGCCTCCATTCGTGGATGGGAATACGCATTTAAAAATATAGATGAGACAGTCTCTATCATTTATGAAAAATACAACCCTTTAAAAAAATCAAAAGATGCTCTAAAATTTGAAGCACTTGAACTTAAAAAACTAGCCTACATAAATGAAATTCCTCTGGGCACAATTGAAAAAGATAAGATAAGAAGAATTTTAGATGTTTATAGAATCATGGGTCTTGTTGGCTCAAATATAGATATTGATGAGTTTATATTTAATCAAGATGAGATATTTTATACGCAAAAAGAGAGGGAGTTTTTAAAAGAGAAAAAAGAGCTTAGAGTTTGTGCTATCTCAAGACTTCTTCCATTTAGTGACATTAAAGAGGATAAATTTATAGGAATTTGCTCAGATGTTTTAAATCTAACAAAAGAGCATGTAAAAATCCCATATAAGATAATATATGCCTCTAGTTGGGAAGAAAATCTAAAAAATCTAAAAAACAATAGATGTGATATTTTACCAATGGGAACACAAAGGCTTAAAAAAGAGTCTCTGTTGGTTGTTTCGCCATACTATAACGAGCAACTAGCAGTAGTTACTAAAAAATCTCAAAACTATATAGTGGATATTAAACATATATTTGATAAAAAGTTTGTAGCAATAAAGGGAAACCCTTTTATCGAAGAGCTAAAAATAAAATATCCAATGTTAAATATATCTTATGTAAAATCTCTCCAAGAAGGGTTTGAGAGTGTTGAGCAGGGTGATTATTATGGATATATAGATACATTGATTTCGGCTGCTTATGCTTTTAAAAATATCTCTAATGGCAATTTGAAAATCTCTGGGTCGTTTGATGAAAAAATAGGTGTTGGATTTGGATTTAGAGAAGATGATAAAGAGCTACATACTATTTTTCAAAAAGTATCAAAAGAGATAAAATCTTCAGATGTAGATAATATTATAAATAAATGGATTTCAGTTAACTATATCAAAAGTATAAAATTTGAGTATCTACAAGAGATACTCTCTGCTCTTTTTTTAATAACTCTGCTCTTTTTTTATAGACAGCATCTCTCAAATAAGAAAAATAAGGAGTTAGAAGCTCTGAAAAATGAACTGCAGCTCAAGGTTAAAGAGGCGATAGCAGATATACAAAAAAAAGATATCTATATGCTGCATAAATCAAGATTAGCACAGATGGGAGAGATGATAAGTATGGTAGCACATCAGTGGAAGCAGCCTCTTAGCTCTATTTCAGCGCTTCAAATATCTCTTTTAATGACAATAGAGTTAGAAGAGTATGATCTCTCAGATGAAAAGCAACGAGAGGATTTTTTACTCTATTTTCAGGAGAGATTAAAAAAAATAGGGAAGCAGACGCAAGCACTCAGTATGATTATTTCTGATTTTAGTGATTTTTATAAACCAAACAAGCAGCAAGAACTAATTGCACTAAATAATTTAGTGCTAAAGGCATATAAGCTCTTAGAAGATAATTTGCAAGCAGAAGAGATAGATTTATGCTTAGAACTTGGCTCAAAAAATAGCGTTTTAGCATATAAAAATGAGTTTATTCAAGTTCTTTTAAATGTTATAAATAATGCAAGAGAGCAGTTAAGCCAAAGAAACAGAGCAGATGCGCAAATACTTATAAAGAGTTATGATAGAGATGATATCTGCATCTTAGAGATAAGCGATAACGGAGGCGGTGTTGATGAGAGTATAAAAGATAAAATTTTTGACCCATATTTCTCAACAAAATTTGATAAAAACGGTACAGGGCTTGGTCTTCACATGTCAAAGAGTATCATAGAACAACATCATGGAGGAAAAATATATCTGCAAAATATAGAAAATGGTGCAAAATTTATTATAGAGTTACAAGCAAGTGAGGATAAAGATGAAAAATAG
- a CDS encoding FAD-dependent oxidoreductase — MKNRVIIGAGGAGLVAALSAHESGAKVTIITKEYPTRSQTCMAQGGINAALSNVDEDSAELHVQNTLKSAHFLADYEAVNFLCKSAPEAIAWLDSIGVPFSRTKDGKIAQRKLGGASASRACYAQDYTGLKILHTLYDRCVAGGIEFLNERYLLDFITYDNHNKKSVCGVSVLNKRSGEVELIQSCSVIVATGGYSRVFHNYSTNSVASCGDGIAAALRAGARASDLEFIQFHPTALKGSSILMSESARGAGGYLLNSKGERFINELAPRDEVSRAIYDEMSKGESIFLDIRHLGSEFIEKELPQEAKLSKLYENIDPALELIPIKPAAHYTMGGIDVNNRSLTNIEGLFAAGECANHRVHGANRLGGNSLLEIVVFGKVAGESAAKFAKESDFDTDIKEYKEPHVESLELVKSYTNEINFYEKYSELAKLFYLHVGIKRDKESLHKVLKSVKEIKQSIHKMGVSDKSKKYNTNLIEFLEFKNMLFLSELILLSAIQRDESRGAHFRVDSQMSKKAFDVHTIIDKDGVISYEN, encoded by the coding sequence ATGAAAAATAGAGTAATAATAGGAGCTGGTGGAGCTGGACTTGTTGCAGCGCTTAGTGCGCATGAGAGTGGCGCAAAAGTTACTATAATAACAAAAGAGTATCCAACAAGAAGTCAAACATGTATGGCTCAAGGTGGTATAAATGCGGCTCTCTCTAACGTAGATGAAGATAGTGCAGAGTTACATGTACAAAACACACTAAAGTCGGCGCATTTTTTGGCAGATTATGAAGCGGTTAATTTTTTGTGTAAGAGTGCGCCAGAGGCTATTGCGTGGTTAGACAGTATAGGCGTACCTTTTAGTAGAACAAAAGATGGAAAAATTGCCCAAAGAAAGTTAGGCGGGGCATCAGCTTCTAGAGCTTGTTATGCGCAGGACTATACTGGGCTGAAAATACTCCATACACTTTATGATAGATGTGTAGCAGGTGGAATCGAGTTTTTAAATGAGAGATATCTGCTGGATTTTATAACATACGATAACCATAACAAAAAAAGCGTTTGTGGTGTTAGTGTTTTAAATAAAAGAAGCGGAGAGGTTGAGCTCATCCAAAGCTGTAGCGTTATAGTTGCAACTGGTGGATATAGCAGAGTTTTTCATAACTACTCAACAAACTCAGTGGCTTCATGTGGAGATGGAATTGCAGCAGCACTTAGGGCTGGAGCTAGGGCAAGTGATTTGGAGTTTATACAGTTTCATCCAACAGCACTCAAAGGCTCTTCTATCTTAATGTCAGAGAGTGCAAGAGGTGCTGGTGGTTATCTTCTTAACTCAAAGGGCGAGAGGTTTATAAATGAGTTAGCGCCTCGTGATGAGGTCTCACGTGCTATATATGATGAGATGTCAAAGGGTGAGAGTATCTTTTTAGATATCCGTCATTTAGGCTCTGAGTTTATTGAAAAAGAGCTGCCACAAGAGGCAAAACTCTCAAAACTTTATGAGAATATTGACCCTGCATTAGAGCTTATTCCTATAAAGCCAGCAGCGCATTATACGATGGGCGGCATAGATGTTAACAATCGTTCATTAACCAATATTGAGGGGCTTTTTGCTGCTGGAGAGTGCGCAAATCATAGAGTTCATGGAGCAAACAGACTTGGCGGAAATTCACTCTTAGAGATTGTTGTTTTTGGTAAAGTTGCTGGAGAGAGTGCAGCAAAGTTTGCAAAAGAGAGTGATTTTGATACAGATATAAAAGAGTATAAAGAGCCACATGTAGAGAGTTTGGAACTGGTAAAATCTTATACAAATGAGATAAATTTTTATGAAAAATATTCAGAGTTAGCGAAACTGTTTTATCTGCATGTAGGAATAAAAAGAGATAAAGAATCTTTACATAAAGTACTCAAGAGCGTAAAAGAGATTAAGCAGAGTATTCACAAGATGGGTGTAAGTGATAAATCAAAAAAATATAATACAAATCTTATAGAGTTTTTAGAATTTAAAAATATGCTCTTTCTTAGTGAACTTATTTTACTTAGTGCAATACAAAGAGATGAGAGCAGAGGCGCACACTTTAGAGTAGATTCGCAGATGAGTAAAAAAGCATTTGACGTACACACCATAATAGACAAAGATGGAGTAATCAGTTATGAAAATTAA
- a CDS encoding succinate dehydrogenase/fumarate reductase iron-sulfur subunit yields the protein MKINIKRESLHVEYDVSLQGVTLLEVLNEIKYKLDATLTFNSGCRSSVCGSCALRVNGREVLACSYKAEDGDVVEPLLNSPIERDLVVNMDKAYSFNAKAKAWQSSFAQHVKLTDEDEMRNALQSDCILCGSCYSACPVYEVNKEFLGPFSLTRVWRYVSDKREENPKGKIDNIQINGVWDCTLCNACTLVCPQGISSKADIEKLRARSVMFGYSDSSFANFGGGFSFDGTPSF from the coding sequence ATGAAAATTAATATAAAAAGAGAGAGCTTACATGTAGAGTATGATGTCTCTTTACAAGGGGTAACTCTCTTAGAAGTTTTAAATGAGATAAAATACAAACTCGATGCAACTTTAACCTTTAACAGCGGATGCAGAAGCAGTGTCTGCGGAAGTTGCGCTCTTAGAGTAAATGGCAGAGAAGTTTTGGCATGTTCATATAAAGCAGAGGATGGCGATGTAGTAGAGCCTCTTTTAAATAGCCCAATAGAGCGTGATTTGGTAGTAAATATGGACAAAGCTTATAGTTTTAATGCAAAAGCAAAAGCGTGGCAGAGTAGTTTTGCACAACATGTAAAACTAACAGATGAAGATGAGATGAGAAATGCGCTTCAAAGTGACTGTATTTTGTGTGGTTCATGTTATAGTGCATGCCCAGTTTATGAAGTAAATAAGGAGTTTTTAGGACCTTTTTCACTAACAAGAGTGTGGCGTTATGTAAGTGATAAAAGAGAAGAAAATCCAAAAGGTAAAATTGATAACATCCAAATTAATGGAGTTTGGGATTGCACTTTGTGCAATGCGTGTACCCTTGTTTGTCCTCAAGGGATTTCAAGTAAGGCCGATATAGAAAAACTAAGAGCAAGAAGTGTTATGTTTGGTTATAGCGATTCATCATTTGCTAATTTTGGTGGCGGATTTAGCTTTGATGGGACTCCTAGTTTCTAA